One genomic segment of Pantanalinema sp. includes these proteins:
- a CDS encoding HlyD family secretion protein: MQTAESSANGNAPTPVEDLKVTSKRKPPVVLMGVLAVALAVGGVYGGKWWTHRQAFVSTEDAQVAGNLITVSSRVPGRIAQLLVDEGQQVEAGQVVAVLDETDFKAQLAQAEAGLAVARTGLKTSETGVSLQSTQTSTQIAQAESAVRAARAALNTAEANAEKAHADLSRIERLFAAGGISRQAYEAAKTGATAAESGVTAATSQLSSATEGVRLANAGTQAVTIKRGGVETVQAQIAQAQAAVDMAKLQLSHATLTAPVSGVIARRMSNVGEQVSPGQGLYSLTETDKVWIASYIEETYIRRVQQGAPVDVHIDAYPGKTFHGKVQQVGSVTGGQFSLLPANNAAGNFTKVVQRIPVKIAVEDQGHQLKPGMSAVIDIDARTL, encoded by the coding sequence ATGCAAACTGCTGAATCCAGCGCCAACGGTAACGCCCCCACCCCCGTCGAGGACCTCAAGGTCACCTCGAAGCGCAAGCCGCCCGTCGTCCTGATGGGTGTCCTCGCCGTCGCCTTGGCGGTCGGCGGGGTGTACGGCGGCAAGTGGTGGACGCACCGCCAGGCCTTCGTCTCGACCGAGGACGCCCAGGTCGCGGGCAACCTGATCACCGTCAGCTCGCGCGTGCCGGGCCGCATCGCCCAGCTGCTGGTCGACGAGGGACAGCAGGTCGAGGCCGGCCAGGTGGTCGCCGTCCTCGACGAGACCGACTTCAAGGCCCAGCTCGCCCAGGCCGAGGCGGGCCTAGCGGTCGCCAGGACCGGCCTCAAGACCTCCGAGACCGGGGTCTCGCTCCAGAGCACCCAGACCTCGACCCAGATCGCCCAGGCCGAGTCCGCGGTGCGCGCCGCCCGCGCGGCCCTCAACACCGCCGAGGCCAACGCCGAGAAGGCCCACGCCGATCTCTCGCGCATCGAGCGCCTCTTCGCCGCGGGCGGCATCTCCCGGCAGGCCTATGAAGCGGCAAAGACCGGCGCCACCGCCGCCGAGTCGGGGGTGACCGCCGCCACGAGCCAGCTCAGCTCCGCCACGGAGGGGGTCCGCCTCGCCAACGCCGGCACCCAGGCCGTGACCATCAAGCGCGGCGGGGTCGAGACGGTCCAGGCCCAGATCGCCCAGGCCCAGGCCGCGGTCGACATGGCCAAGCTCCAGCTCTCGCACGCCACCCTCACCGCCCCGGTGTCGGGCGTCATCGCGCGCCGCATGAGCAACGTCGGCGAGCAGGTCTCGCCCGGCCAGGGCCTCTACTCGCTCACCGAGACCGACAAGGTCTGGATCGCGAGCTACATCGAGGAGACCTACATCCGCCGCGTCCAGCAGGGCGCCCCCGTGGACGTCCACATCGACGCCTACCCCGGCAAGACCTTCCACGGCAAGGTGCAGCAGGTCGGCTCGGTCACCGGCGGCCAGTTCTCGCTCCTGCCCGCCAACAACGCAGCAGGCAACTTCACCAAGGTCGTCCAGCGCATCCCGGTCAAGATCGCCGTCGAGGATCAGGGCCACCAGCTGAAGCCCGGCATGTCGGCCGTCATCGACATCGACGCCCGCACGCTGTAA
- a CDS encoding sigma-70 family RNA polymerase sigma factor, translating into MPKLAGEMLVEIAAPVPFEEEPLTHSRDLAFNNAEEEPEDLDATETPEEEVALTKKINVSTTGTHHEQSDDSIRMYLQEIGRRRLLSHPEELEFARRVANGDEKAKRQLVAANLRLVVSIARKHLGRGLSFLDLIQEGNMGLMRAAEKYDYRKGFKFSTYATWWIRQAITRAIADQGRTIRVPVHMVETISRVKKTIRLMSQKLGRAPNEHEVAAELAITVEKLREITKADREPISLETPIGKDDDSRLGDIIKDQYTASPPATVMNRMLSEDVQTMLETHLTDRELYVVRRRFGLDGETQRTLEGIGHDMGVTRERVRQIEAKALQKLRSSAFKEQLRGYLS; encoded by the coding sequence TTGCCTAAGCTCGCCGGTGAAATGCTCGTTGAGATCGCCGCTCCGGTCCCCTTCGAGGAGGAGCCCCTCACCCACTCGCGCGACCTCGCCTTCAACAACGCCGAGGAAGAGCCCGAGGATCTCGACGCCACCGAGACGCCCGAAGAAGAAGTCGCCCTCACCAAGAAGATCAACGTCTCCACCACGGGCACTCACCACGAGCAGTCCGACGACTCCATCCGGATGTACCTGCAGGAGATCGGCCGCCGCCGCCTCCTGAGCCACCCCGAGGAGCTCGAGTTCGCCCGCCGGGTCGCCAACGGCGACGAGAAGGCCAAGCGCCAGCTGGTCGCGGCCAACCTTCGCCTGGTGGTCTCCATCGCCCGCAAGCACCTGGGCAGGGGCCTCTCCTTCCTCGATCTCATCCAGGAAGGCAACATGGGCCTGATGCGCGCCGCCGAGAAGTACGACTACCGCAAGGGCTTCAAGTTCTCGACCTACGCCACCTGGTGGATCCGGCAGGCCATCACCCGCGCGATCGCCGACCAGGGCCGCACCATCCGCGTGCCGGTCCACATGGTCGAGACCATCTCGCGCGTCAAGAAGACCATCCGCCTGATGAGCCAGAAGCTGGGCCGCGCCCCCAACGAGCACGAGGTCGCCGCCGAGCTCGCGATCACCGTCGAGAAGCTGCGCGAGATCACCAAGGCCGACCGCGAGCCCATCAGCCTGGAGACCCCCATCGGCAAGGACGACGACAGCCGCCTGGGCGACATCATCAAGGACCAGTACACCGCAAGCCCCCCCGCGACCGTCATGAACCGCATGCTGTCCGAGGACGTCCAGACCATGCTCGAGACTCACCTGACGGACCGCGAGCTGTACGTGGTGCGCCGGCGCTTCGGCCTCGACGGCGAGACCCAGCGCACCCTCGAGGGCATCGGCCACGACATGGGCGTCACCCGCGAGCGGGTCCGCCAGATCGAGGCAAAGGCCCTCCAGAAGCTGCGCAGCTCGGCCTTCAAGGAGCAGCTGCGCGGGTACCTCAGCTAA
- a CDS encoding methyltransferase domain-containing protein, producing the protein MSAPYDAYSTVYDRTGQSRFSLRMVGYARELWELSGHEPRSVLELACGTGSAAVAFANRGFSVTAVDRSEAMLELARAKAARWGAEVSWRCQDIRELSLSGTFDAATCFYDSVNYLLVPDDLQKAFEQVRAHLAPGGLFLFDAITEYAVATAWGNETEVRVEDAYARIWRSTYEPRERVGTLKVDYFVAESEAGLYRRIQETHHHRGYSLFEVREALERAGFDLLNAYDCLTLNAVSASTYRIAYLARRS; encoded by the coding sequence ATGTCAGCCCCCTACGACGCCTATTCCACCGTTTACGACCGCACCGGCCAGAGCCGCTTCAGCCTGCGGATGGTCGGCTATGCCCGCGAGCTCTGGGAGCTGTCGGGGCACGAGCCCCGCTCGGTCCTCGAGCTGGCCTGCGGGACCGGCTCGGCCGCGGTGGCCTTCGCCAACCGGGGCTTTTCCGTCACCGCCGTGGACCGGTCCGAGGCCATGCTGGAGCTCGCGCGGGCCAAGGCCGCGCGCTGGGGCGCCGAGGTGAGCTGGCGCTGCCAGGACATCCGGGAGCTCTCGCTCTCAGGCACCTTCGATGCGGCCACCTGCTTCTACGACTCCGTGAACTACCTTTTGGTTCCCGACGATCTCCAGAAGGCCTTCGAGCAGGTGCGCGCGCACCTGGCGCCGGGCGGCCTGTTCCTGTTCGACGCCATCACCGAGTACGCGGTCGCGACCGCCTGGGGCAACGAGACCGAGGTCAGGGTCGAGGACGCCTACGCCCGCATCTGGCGCTCCACCTACGAGCCGCGCGAGAGGGTCGGCACCCTCAAGGTGGACTACTTCGTCGCCGAGAGCGAAGCCGGCCTCTACCGCCGCATCCAGGAGACCCACCACCATCGCGGCTACTCGCTCTTCGAGGTCCGCGAGGCACTGGAGCGCGCCGGCTTCGATCTCCTGAACGCCTACGACTGCCTCACCCTCAACGCCGTGAGCGCCTCGACCTACCGGATCGCCTACCTGGCTCGCCGGTCCTGA
- a CDS encoding FAD-dependent oxidoreductase, translating to MNTHRDFDLIIVGSETEGCLAAIAASRAGARTALVVPPGKLLGGLLTECGLAFVDRDSRHLTAPEASPHDGLFGQFLAAAGVPLVSLEAERGHRTLAEMLSASGVQLIAAAWETLLVEGAHASALRLKGGETISARHFIDATPDGDLCETAGIRFVDGFSEYGIDRYLGVSPLPVVRGVRPETIVEACERLAADPALEALRVKTFAGRKFLDLDHGPDYILVGPPHLGLAYQRWREAHGFETRYPFEADGFNVAVIGPDATSWNGLIYFSQDPTTLLRLSREGSDAFFRLEAARFERFLQDELGWREARVALPNGVYVRQTRHALGTRHRLSLTEIVESREAGSVGTFCYYPDFRGFRAVAVPNPLTAHVVLEAGLFHAVRNLGIASRAGGYTPFAHSLCRLVQYNVTLGTALGVAAALAERDLGGVPLLEIRAELGRLGILSDDPTGLERNRNALFALRSDPILKLESA from the coding sequence GTGAACACGCACCGGGATTTCGACCTCATCATCGTCGGCAGCGAGACGGAAGGCTGCCTCGCTGCGATCGCCGCCAGCCGCGCGGGCGCCAGGACCGCGCTCGTCGTCCCCCCCGGCAAGCTGCTGGGAGGCCTGCTCACCGAGTGCGGCCTGGCCTTCGTCGATCGCGACTCGCGCCACCTCACCGCTCCCGAGGCCTCGCCCCACGACGGCCTGTTCGGCCAGTTCCTCGCCGCGGCGGGAGTACCGCTCGTCAGCCTGGAGGCCGAGCGGGGCCACCGCACCCTGGCCGAGATGCTCTCGGCCTCGGGGGTCCAGCTCATCGCGGCCGCCTGGGAGACGCTCCTGGTCGAGGGGGCCCACGCGAGCGCCCTTCGCCTGAAGGGCGGCGAGACCATCTCGGCCAGGCACTTCATCGACGCGACCCCCGACGGGGATCTCTGCGAGACGGCGGGCATTCGCTTCGTGGACGGCTTCTCGGAGTACGGCATCGATCGCTACCTGGGGGTGAGCCCGCTGCCCGTCGTGCGCGGCGTGAGGCCCGAGACCATCGTCGAGGCCTGCGAGCGCCTCGCGGCGGACCCCGCCCTGGAGGCGCTGCGCGTCAAGACCTTCGCGGGTCGCAAGTTCCTGGATCTCGACCACGGCCCCGACTACATCCTGGTGGGCCCCCCGCACCTGGGCCTCGCCTACCAGCGCTGGCGCGAGGCCCACGGCTTCGAGACCCGCTACCCCTTCGAGGCCGACGGCTTCAACGTCGCCGTCATCGGGCCGGACGCGACCTCGTGGAACGGCCTCATCTACTTCAGCCAGGACCCGACCACCCTGCTCAGGCTCTCGCGAGAGGGCAGCGACGCCTTCTTCCGGCTCGAGGCCGCGCGCTTCGAGCGCTTCCTGCAGGACGAGCTCGGCTGGCGCGAGGCGCGAGTCGCGCTGCCGAACGGCGTCTACGTGCGCCAGACCCGGCACGCGCTCGGCACCCGGCACCGCCTGAGCCTCACCGAGATCGTCGAGAGCCGCGAGGCCGGCAGCGTCGGGACCTTCTGCTACTATCCCGACTTCAGGGGCTTCCGGGCCGTCGCGGTGCCCAACCCGCTGACCGCCCACGTGGTCCTGGAAGCGGGTCTCTTCCACGCGGTCCGCAACCTCGGCATCGCGAGCCGTGCCGGGGGCTACACCCCCTTCGCCCACTCGCTCTGCCGCCTGGTGCAGTACAACGTCACCCTGGGCACGGCCCTCGGCGTCGCGGCGGCGCTGGCCGAGCGCGACCTGGGAGGAGTCCCCCTGCTCGAGATCCGCGCCGAACTCGGCCGCCTGGGCATCCTCTCGGACGACCCCACCGGCCTGGAGCGCAACCGCAACGCCCTCTTCGCCCTGCGCAGCGATCCCATCCTCAAACTGGAGTCCGCATGA
- the prmC gene encoding peptide chain release factor N(5)-glutamine methyltransferase, with amino-acid sequence MTTFTLKAPLAVESAPTIGDALHRGSAHLREAGVGTGNIEAALLLSMATGLDRLGLINHMSRELSAGELAEFEALINRRSTREPLQHITGKTEFMGLEFEVSPAVLVPRPDTEILVEAVLDLEEAEGAREGVLIADVGTGSGAIAVSLASYLKYARVVAVELSSEAALVAEANIARHQVGDRVELVLGDGLGPLKAHAGAITYLVSNPPYIPQEDIPGLEPEVRDFEPRMALTPPGDDPLVWYRRFAAEAGALLAPDGVLAVEVGIHQAQPVKALLEAHGWQDLSVRSDLGGIERVVVARRP; translated from the coding sequence ATGACCACCTTCACCCTCAAAGCCCCCCTCGCCGTGGAGAGCGCCCCCACCATCGGCGACGCCCTTCACCGCGGCAGCGCCCACCTGCGCGAGGCCGGCGTCGGCACCGGCAACATCGAGGCGGCCCTGCTGCTCAGCATGGCCACCGGCCTCGATCGCCTGGGCCTCATCAACCACATGTCGCGCGAGCTGAGCGCCGGCGAGCTCGCCGAGTTCGAGGCGCTGATCAACCGCCGCAGCACCCGCGAGCCCCTGCAGCACATCACCGGCAAGACCGAGTTCATGGGCCTCGAGTTCGAGGTCTCCCCCGCCGTGCTGGTCCCGCGCCCCGACACCGAGATCCTGGTCGAGGCCGTGCTCGACCTCGAAGAGGCCGAGGGCGCGCGCGAAGGGGTGCTCATCGCGGACGTGGGAACGGGCAGCGGCGCGATCGCCGTCTCGCTCGCGAGCTACCTGAAGTACGCCCGCGTGGTCGCCGTCGAGCTCTCCTCCGAGGCTGCGTTGGTGGCCGAGGCCAACATCGCGCGGCACCAGGTGGGCGATCGCGTGGAGCTCGTCCTCGGCGACGGCCTCGGGCCGCTCAAGGCCCACGCCGGGGCGATCACCTACCTGGTGTCGAACCCGCCCTACATCCCGCAAGAGGACATCCCGGGCCTCGAGCCCGAGGTCAGGGACTTCGAGCCTCGCATGGCGCTCACCCCTCCCGGCGACGATCCCCTGGTGTGGTACAGGCGCTTCGCAGCGGAGGCCGGAGCGCTGCTCGCCCCTGACGGGGTGCTGGCCGTGGAGGTCGGCATCCACCAGGCCCAGCCCGTGAAGGCCCTGCTCGAGGCCCACGGCTGGCAAGACCTCTCGGTGCGCAGCGACCTGGGCGGTATCGAGCGAGTGGTCGTCGCCCGCAGACCGTGA
- a CDS encoding protein kinase, whose translation MTLAIAPCALVAGGAVAPAFAAEEVRGDRAWVYAMQAVDDLIGSGKHEAAIAQLEALLKAAPKVRAGEAHLRLASLYAQLGRYDAAISHGDDAIEAWPENGWNYLPVARVLAMADRPEAAIALCTEAIRRDPAVRLAAQELIFQIQAGAIQPEPSTSPAPRPPAPVAPTPLYVALGSLLTLGAGALVFGVSARRRPAPPAPAEAVRAEQTGPITYGPLGVRMREVGEMVGPYRILRVVGSSLHSILYCAEDTRLGRQVALKQVASGVGTHDGIISRFQKEVQSLIALSNHHDGVVKVFDYMEPSMLVTEWIEGENLEEAAPLPVDRVLEVGIALCDVLAFAHARGIVHRDIKPSNVMRTLHTGHVKLLDFGIAKNAALGTSNLTLDANVPIGTFTYMPPEQFAAPNQAKAPSDLYSLGLTLYRLITGEMPTEPWLGPRTFGLIPTEHFRPLTPQSRAIAMTVAATPGVADDLGWVAELDAIIRRAFEENPADRYPDALSFKRALEGVWHKVVARSLA comes from the coding sequence ATGACCCTCGCGATCGCCCCCTGCGCCCTCGTCGCCGGCGGGGCGGTGGCCCCTGCGTTCGCGGCCGAGGAGGTCAGGGGCGATCGCGCCTGGGTCTACGCCATGCAGGCGGTGGACGACCTGATCGGTTCGGGCAAGCACGAGGCGGCGATCGCGCAGCTCGAGGCCCTCCTGAAGGCGGCCCCCAAGGTGCGCGCCGGCGAGGCCCACCTTCGCCTGGCGAGCCTGTACGCGCAGCTTGGGCGCTACGACGCCGCGATTTCCCACGGCGACGACGCCATCGAGGCCTGGCCCGAGAACGGCTGGAACTACCTGCCGGTCGCGCGGGTGCTGGCCATGGCGGACCGGCCCGAGGCTGCGATCGCGCTCTGCACCGAGGCGATCCGGCGCGATCCGGCGGTGCGCCTCGCGGCCCAGGAGCTGATCTTCCAGATCCAGGCCGGCGCCATCCAGCCCGAACCCAGCACCTCGCCCGCTCCTCGGCCGCCGGCGCCGGTGGCGCCGACCCCGCTGTACGTGGCCCTGGGCTCGCTCTTGACCCTCGGCGCCGGGGCGCTGGTGTTCGGCGTCTCGGCTCGTCGGCGCCCAGCTCCCCCGGCGCCCGCGGAGGCCGTCCGGGCGGAGCAGACCGGCCCCATCACCTACGGCCCTTTGGGGGTGCGAATGCGCGAGGTGGGCGAGATGGTGGGCCCCTACCGCATCCTCAGGGTGGTGGGCAGCAGCCTGCACTCGATCCTCTACTGCGCCGAGGACACGCGCCTCGGGCGCCAGGTCGCCCTCAAGCAGGTGGCGAGCGGCGTGGGCACTCACGACGGCATCATCTCCCGTTTCCAGAAGGAGGTCCAGAGCCTCATCGCCCTCTCCAACCACCACGACGGGGTGGTCAAGGTCTTCGACTACATGGAGCCCTCCATGCTGGTGACCGAGTGGATCGAGGGCGAGAACCTGGAGGAGGCCGCGCCCCTCCCCGTGGACCGGGTGCTCGAGGTCGGCATCGCCCTGTGCGACGTGCTGGCCTTCGCCCACGCCCGCGGAATCGTGCACCGGGACATCAAGCCGAGCAACGTCATGCGCACGCTGCACACGGGCCACGTCAAGCTCCTGGACTTCGGCATCGCCAAGAACGCCGCCCTCGGGACCTCCAACCTGACGCTCGACGCCAACGTGCCGATCGGCACCTTCACCTACATGCCTCCCGAGCAGTTCGCCGCCCCCAACCAGGCCAAGGCGCCGTCCGACCTCTACTCGCTGGGGCTGACCCTCTACCGCCTCATCACCGGGGAGATGCCCACCGAGCCCTGGCTGGGGCCCCGGACCTTCGGCCTCATCCCCACCGAGCACTTCAGGCCCCTGACTCCCCAGAGCCGCGCGATCGCCATGACCGTCGCGGCGACCCCGGGCGTTGCGGACGACCTCGGCTGGGTGGCCGAGCTGGACGCCATCATCCGGCGCGCCTTCGAGGAGAATCCGGCCGACCGGTATCCGGACGCCCTGAGCTTCAAGCGCGCCCTGGAGGGGGTCTGGCACAAGGTGGTGGCGCGCTCGCTGGCGTAA
- a CDS encoding YetF domain-containing protein, whose translation MSELNQVTGILEIVGRTSAVYFFILFGLRVAGKREMGQMTVFDLVVILVIANAVQNAMVGSNTSLLGGLVAAATLLTINFFVSKLRYHHPLIAHWIGGMPTVIIQDGRFVPQALKKEALSEDEVLMAIREHGFDSPDQVKVALLETDGSISVVPKDGRHIRHRRRVRVLKKGS comes from the coding sequence ATGAGCGAATTGAACCAGGTCACCGGGATTCTCGAGATCGTCGGCCGCACCAGCGCGGTCTACTTCTTCATCCTCTTCGGGCTTCGCGTCGCCGGCAAGCGAGAGATGGGCCAGATGACGGTCTTCGACCTGGTCGTCATCCTGGTCATCGCCAACGCCGTCCAGAACGCCATGGTCGGCAGCAACACCTCCTTGTTGGGCGGCCTTGTCGCCGCGGCCACCCTGCTCACCATCAACTTCTTCGTCAGCAAGTTGCGCTATCACCATCCGCTCATCGCCCACTGGATCGGCGGCATGCCGACGGTCATCATCCAGGACGGGCGCTTCGTCCCTCAGGCCCTCAAGAAGGAGGCTCTGAGCGAGGACGAGGTCCTGATGGCCATCCGCGAGCACGGCTTCGACTCGCCCGATCAGGTGAAGGTCGCGCTGCTCGAGACCGACGGATCCATCAGCGTCGTGCCGAAGGACGGCAGGCACATTCGCCACCGCCGCCGCGTGCGCGTCCTGAAGAAAGGTTCCTGA
- a CDS encoding MarR family transcriptional regulator yields the protein MPFSDPRSDLLNDLFDGFRGLRKLLHGLIDQYGLNVSHYMALKHLQHHGARSMSQLTDLLNVTHGASTSVIDRLASSGLVERQQSPLDRRVVQVHLTPQGQEVLAAIVEESIKRLTMVFQDLSADDRAQLAQGLKIFATSIRTAHASPDGENHANC from the coding sequence ATGCCATTTTCCGATCCCCGATCCGACCTGCTGAACGACCTGTTCGACGGCTTTCGCGGGCTGCGCAAGCTGCTCCACGGACTCATCGACCAGTACGGCCTGAACGTCTCCCACTACATGGCGCTCAAGCACCTGCAGCACCACGGGGCTCGCTCCATGAGCCAGCTGACCGACCTCCTGAACGTGACCCACGGCGCGAGCACCAGCGTGATCGATCGGCTCGCCTCGAGCGGCCTGGTGGAGCGCCAGCAATCCCCCCTCGATCGCAGGGTCGTGCAGGTCCACCTCACGCCCCAGGGCCAGGAGGTCCTCGCCGCGATCGTCGAGGAATCCATCAAGCGCCTCACGATGGTCTTCCAGGACCTCTCGGCCGATGACCGGGCGCAGCTGGCCCAGGGCCTCAAGATCTTCGCCACGTCCATCCGTACCGCCCACGCATCCCCTGACGGAGAGAACCATGCAAACTGCTGA
- a CDS encoding NERD domain-containing protein, with amino-acid sequence MAQIIVAGNPVNEFEKTVARTLGHLNEGYVALTNVILPGFYHKQSNIEIDIILVSTHAIYAIETKYWQGEVHGHVNQKNWRVQRDNNPPHQIENPLQRCEMKAKTLNTILSRWNSGLMGKLKTKALIVVPPHTPLHVENPTDIELVTLERLLPVIQADAERMRHEATAAQVKEISQVLVGSNLEEGECLPFENYGIVATLKRSPRSVSFKAVNAITERQVFIKKLISDVNLPPDKLALWKNRAVREARATAKLSHPNLVTILDVLEDEGNLYIISEWVEGFNLVDKIGSLSWREALGYAAQAAAGLNAAHHATPPVVHRNVTPASIRVSDEIVKVTNFSGAHIEGDPSIVFTEAIHGRDPAYSAPELFTNASGADPRSDVYGLGATLYHLVTGQKPESFISRTSNPPAHELNPQLPEALGVALARAMQPLPASRFATMQEFREALRAILA; translated from the coding sequence ATGGCCCAGATCATCGTGGCCGGAAACCCCGTCAACGAATTCGAGAAGACCGTCGCACGCACGCTCGGCCACCTGAACGAGGGCTACGTGGCGCTGACCAACGTCATCCTGCCCGGCTTCTACCACAAGCAGAGCAACATCGAGATCGACATCATCCTGGTCTCGACGCACGCCATCTACGCCATCGAGACCAAGTACTGGCAGGGGGAGGTCCACGGCCACGTCAACCAGAAGAACTGGCGGGTCCAGCGGGACAACAACCCCCCCCACCAGATCGAGAACCCCCTGCAGCGCTGCGAGATGAAGGCCAAGACCCTCAACACCATCCTCTCGCGCTGGAACTCGGGCCTGATGGGCAAGCTCAAGACCAAGGCCCTCATCGTCGTGCCGCCCCACACGCCCCTTCACGTGGAGAACCCGACCGACATCGAGCTGGTGACCCTGGAGCGCCTCTTGCCGGTCATCCAGGCGGATGCCGAGCGCATGCGCCACGAGGCGACCGCCGCCCAGGTCAAGGAGATCAGCCAGGTCCTGGTCGGCAGCAACCTCGAAGAGGGGGAGTGCCTGCCCTTCGAGAACTACGGCATCGTGGCCACCCTCAAGCGCTCGCCCCGCTCGGTCTCGTTCAAGGCCGTCAACGCCATCACCGAGCGCCAGGTCTTCATCAAGAAGCTGATCTCGGACGTCAACCTGCCGCCGGACAAGCTTGCGCTCTGGAAGAACCGAGCGGTGCGCGAGGCCCGGGCCACCGCCAAGCTGTCGCACCCCAACCTCGTCACCATCCTCGACGTGCTTGAGGACGAGGGCAACCTCTACATCATCTCCGAGTGGGTCGAGGGCTTCAACCTGGTGGACAAGATCGGTTCGCTCTCCTGGCGCGAGGCCCTGGGCTATGCGGCCCAGGCCGCGGCCGGCCTGAACGCCGCCCACCACGCCACTCCCCCCGTGGTGCACCGCAACGTGACGCCCGCGAGCATCCGGGTCTCGGACGAGATCGTCAAGGTCACCAACTTCTCGGGGGCCCACATCGAGGGCGATCCCTCGATCGTCTTCACCGAGGCGATCCACGGCCGCGACCCCGCCTACTCGGCCCCCGAGCTCTTCACCAACGCCTCGGGCGCCGATCCGCGCAGCGACGTGTACGGCCTGGGCGCGACCCTGTACCACCTGGTGACGGGCCAGAAGCCCGAGAGCTTCATCTCCCGCACCTCCAACCCCCCCGCGCACGAGCTGAACCCTCAGCTGCCCGAGGCGCTCGGTGTGGCTCTCGCCAGGGCCATGCAGCCCCTGCCCGCCTCGCGCTTCGCGACCATGCAGGAGTTCCGCGAGGCCCTGCGCGCCATTCTCGCCTGA
- a CDS encoding peroxiredoxin produces MLEVGSPIPDLTLRGVDARGEEGAYRLADLLVPGKDLVLYFYPKDDTPGCTTEACDFRDGLGEHGDKVVVVGVSPDSPERHRKFQAKYGLRFALLSDTENKLMELFGAWGEKKNYGKVYVGVIRSTFVIGPDGLIKACYRNVKATGHAARIYGTLA; encoded by the coding sequence ATGCTCGAAGTCGGATCCCCCATCCCCGATCTCACCCTGCGCGGTGTCGACGCGCGGGGCGAGGAGGGCGCGTACCGTCTTGCCGACCTGCTGGTGCCCGGCAAGGACCTGGTCCTCTACTTCTATCCCAAGGACGACACCCCCGGCTGCACCACCGAGGCCTGCGACTTTCGCGACGGCCTGGGCGAGCACGGCGACAAGGTCGTCGTGGTGGGCGTCAGCCCCGACTCGCCGGAGCGCCACCGCAAGTTCCAGGCCAAGTACGGCCTGCGATTCGCCCTGTTGAGCGACACCGAGAACAAGCTGATGGAGCTGTTCGGCGCCTGGGGCGAGAAGAAGAACTACGGCAAGGTCTACGTCGGCGTCATCCGCTCGACCTTCGTCATCGGCCCCGACGGCCTCATAAAGGCCTGCTACCGAAACGTCAAGGCCACCGGCCACGCCGCGCGCATCTACGGCACGCTGGCGTAG
- a CDS encoding exodeoxyribonuclease III translates to MKIVTWNVNGIRACERQGLAEWHRAFAPDLLCFQEVRAEAHQLSVAMREPEGCVVDYHPAEKKGYSGTGVWMRRPAQSVVQGVGVLEYDAEGRVQELKYPGFTLFNVYFPNGSRDHSRVPFKLSFYEALLSRIQALHAQGERVIVTGDFNTAHQAIDLANPKANVNTTGFLVPEREMIDRYLAEGLKDVFRDRHPAESGHYTWWSNRPGVRERNIGWRIDYFLVSEALVPFVQDATILSAVKGSDHCPVVLTLDDALLG, encoded by the coding sequence TTGAAGATCGTCACCTGGAACGTCAACGGGATCCGCGCCTGCGAGAGGCAGGGCCTCGCCGAGTGGCACCGCGCCTTCGCCCCCGACCTGCTCTGCTTCCAGGAGGTGCGGGCCGAGGCGCACCAGCTCTCGGTCGCCATGCGCGAGCCCGAGGGCTGCGTGGTGGATTATCACCCGGCCGAGAAGAAGGGCTACAGCGGAACGGGCGTCTGGATGAGGCGGCCGGCCCAGTCCGTCGTCCAGGGGGTGGGGGTCTTAGAGTACGACGCCGAGGGGCGGGTGCAGGAGCTGAAGTACCCGGGCTTCACCCTCTTCAACGTCTACTTCCCCAACGGGTCGCGCGACCACAGCCGCGTCCCCTTCAAGCTCTCGTTCTACGAGGCCCTGCTCTCCAGGATCCAGGCGCTGCACGCCCAGGGCGAGCGCGTGATCGTAACGGGGGACTTCAACACCGCTCACCAGGCGATCGACCTTGCGAACCCCAAGGCCAACGTCAACACCACGGGCTTCCTGGTGCCCGAGCGGGAGATGATCGACCGGTACCTGGCCGAGGGCCTGAAGGACGTCTTCCGCGATCGCCATCCCGCCGAGAGCGGCCACTACACCTGGTGGAGCAACCGTCCCGGCGTGCGCGAGCGGAACATCGGGTGGCGCATCGATTACTTCCTGGTCTCCGAGGCCCTCGTGCCCTTCGTTCAAGACGCCACCATCCTGAGTGCGGTCAAGGGCTCGGACCATTGCCCCGTGGTGCTCACGCTGGACGACGCCCTGCTGGGCTAG